The Hypanus sabinus isolate sHypSab1 chromosome 1, sHypSab1.hap1, whole genome shotgun sequence genome contains a region encoding:
- the LOC132381677 gene encoding neuropeptides B/W receptor type 1-like, protein MEHFASYPVSLNVSCTHDQVSCFPEGVNSTNSTGPRPYPDFYIAIPIIYSVICAVGLTGNTAVIYVILKAPKMKTVTNIFILNLAIADELFTLVLPINVADYLLLQWPFGELMCKLIISIDQYNIFSSIYFLTIMSIDRYLVVLATAKSKKMSYRTYRAAKIISISVWLLVTVIISPFTIFGKIHDDKGRLQCVYVFPYPEVLWWKASRIYTLLMGFAIPVSTICILYTMMLCKLRNMRLNTNAKALDKAKRKVTIMVMVILAVCLFCWTPYHLSTIVALTTDIQQTTVIIGISYFITSLSYANSCLNPFLYAFLDDSFRKSFRKLIECRASPNI, encoded by the coding sequence ATGGAGCATTTTGCATCGTACCCAGTCTCTCTGAACGTCTCCTGTACACACGATCAGGTCAGCTGTTTTCCCGAGGGTGTCAACAGCACCAATTCGACGGGCCCGAGACCATACCCTGACTTTTATATTGCCATTCCCATCATCTATTCAGTGATTTGTGCGGTTGGGTTAACGGGCAACACAGCCGTAATCTACGTTATACTCAAAGCCCCAAAAATGAAAACAGTGACAAACATATTCATCCTGAACCTGGCCATCGCGGATGAACTCTTCACTCTAGTTTTACCCATAAACGTCGCGGACTACCTTCTGCTTCAGTGGCCCTTTGGCGAGTTGATGTGCAAATTAATCATTTCCATTGATCAATACAACATCTTTTCCAGCATTTACTTCTTGACCATCATGAGCATTGACCGCTACCTAGTGGTCCTCGCCACAGCCAAGTCGAAGAAAATGTCTTATCGCACCTACAGGGCGGCTAAGATCATCAGCATCTCCGTCTGGCTCCTCGTTACCGTCATCATTTCGCCCTTCACGATTTTCGGTAAGATCCACGACGACAAGGGCAGGTTACAGTGTGTCTATGTGTTTCCATATCCTGAGGTTCTGTGGTGGAAGGCTAGTAGGATTTACACTCTCCTGATGGGATTTGCCATTCCAGTATCCACAATCTGTATCCTGTACACAATGATGTTGTGCAAACTGAGAAACATGCGCCTGAACACCAACGCCAAGGCTCTGGATAAAGCCAAGAGAAAGGTGACGATAATGGTGATGGTTATCCTAGCAGTTTGCCTGTTCTGCTGGACGCCCTACCATTTGAGCACGATTGTGGCGTTAACAACAGATATTCAACAGACAACAGTTATCATTGGGATCTCCTATTTTATCACCAGCCTAAGCTATGCCAACAGTTGTCTTAATCCTTTTCTGTATGCCTTTTTGGATGATAGCTTCAGAAAGAGCTTTCGGAAACTGATAGAATGCAGAGCAAGTCCTAATATTTAG